The sequence below is a genomic window from Lelliottia sp. JS-SCA-14.
TCGGGCAGCGCATCCAGGCATTTCGGGTTAAGTGCCAGCGCAGAGCGGGCGTTGGAACCCTGCGGATCGATAAACACTTTGTTGGGAAAATTCGACAGTTCGATGTAGCGCGTTGTGATGCTGCGCTGCTGGCAAAAGAGCGTGGCGGGCAGTTCAGCCAGGCCATTTCCTGAGCACAGGATCATTTTCCTCAGGCCGTTCAGCTCTGGTTTGTTCATCAGCTGGAGCAGGATATACAGATAAATGTTCCAACAGCGTTGATACTCCAGCTTCTGAATCAAAAATTCGCGTGATCCACGGATATCGCTATCAATGCGGCTAAAAAGCGAGGGCTTCTGTTGCTGAAAAGCGTCCGGTGTGGGGAGATTCATTTCCCCGGCGATGCGGCACAGAGTGATGTCGCTGAGATTTTCGCTGAGCCACTCCGAGATCGGCTCCCAGGGGGAAATCGCGACAATCGCTTGCTGCTCGTCGGCGGGCAGGGCGTTGATCACGCGGGAATAAAATTGCGCGTTCTCGATGGTTTCCATGTAAAAGCCAATCATCTCACACCTGCCGATAAAGCCAGTTCTCCGGCTCGCCCACGTTAAACAGGTTTTGCAGAACGTCCTGCTGCATCGCCAGCACCATGCCATTGCTGTCGTTCAGGGTTTTGCATTCGGCGGCGATCTGCTCCAGCGAATCCCAGAGCGTGTTGAGCTGTGACTGATTGGCGGCGGGCAGGCGGGTGAAGAGCGTACGCAGGCCGTGCGCGCCGGCGGGGATCCCGAGCTGGGTCAGGAGCTGATAGCGCTGTCGGCTGTTTTCCAGAAGCTGCTCATACACTGTGAAAATGCTGGCGTTCAGCGCCTCCAGTTCCTGCGCGTTGCGCGCGATCAGCAGCTGACGCTGATCCTTCAGCAGGGATTTCAGCTGGCCGTAACGGTTACGGTCATCAACCATCCCCTGGATCAGCGTTTTGACGCTCTGTGCGGCGTTACTCATGTTTACCTCTGATAGTATTGCTCTATCGCGCTGGTCAGGGCATCGAGATCGACGCTGATTTTCCCGCTGGCGATAGCCTCTTTCATGCTGGCGACGCGCGCCATATCGACTTCTGGCATCGTAGCCAGCTGCGTCTGCGCATCTCCGAGAACCGGGTCAATGGCAGTGGTGCGTGCGACTTTCATCTCCTCAGCACCTGCGGTGCGAGTCTGTGCTGTCGCACTGGACTGATTGATCGCGCTCGTCATGGCGTACTGTGGGGATGTCACTTTCATCGCTTACTCCATCTTCTTGTTTGTGCAGGTTGCGTCAGCTATCTGGCGGGCGGAAAAAACCTTTCCGATCTCCTTACCCCTGTAAAGCGACGCGCTGAGGGCGAAACTTAAACCCGGCGTAAAGTTTTTTAATTTTTCGCGCTGAGGTTTGTTCGGACCACGCCCATGTCGCTGACGATGGCGGTCACTTCCCGCTCGCTGCTCTCATTTTTCACTTTGATCATCTCGCCTTTGCGCCCTTTTTTGGTGGCGATCCCCATGGTGCGGGCCTCGACGCCGTCCTGATCGGCAATCATCAGCACCCGCTGACCGCGCTCGACCATCACCGGCGAATCCAGCTGACTCATGCTCAACGGCTGAAGTTCACGCACGCGGCGCTTGAGCGTCAGGCCCACCACGTCGTCGGGATGGGTAATGTATCCGCTGCGCAAGTTGCTGATATTGAACTTCTTCAGGGTGATATCGGAGGGACCGAGCACATGCCCGCGCTCAAGGGTGTTTTTGGCCATCAGCACGGAAAGATAGATATCCGGTTTGACCGTCACCGCCACTTCCCAGCCGTTCGCGCTGTCACAGCGCACGTCAAAGCGCAGCCTGCGCAGATCGAGGCGCTCGCCCGAGGGCATGCTGACCGTCAGCGGCGCGCCACACGGGGCGTATTGCGAGATCTCAGAAGGAATAAACAGATTGAGCTTCGCCTGGTAATCCTCCCAGCGATTGCGCTGCGCTTCCTGGCGAATGGTGTCGGAAGCCGCCTGCTGGACGCGGGTATGCACCTGCTTACGGGCGCTGGCAGGCGTCGGGGGCGCGGCGGCGGAAGTCGCGGCAAAGCACAGTAATGCTGCGGCCAGGGTGAGGCGGAAAAAGCCCTTCCCGTTATGCGGTGCAGATGGTGATAAAACGCTATGAATCATGATGTTATAAACCTGGCACGATAGTTGCTTTAAAGATTGCAGCAACACGGACTATCGGCACTGTCCACCATCACGAAGGAGTGAGTTGTGAGTATTAGTTTTGATAAGGCATTGGGCGTTCATCCGCAAGCTGTAGCACTTCGACTTTCCAGGGCGGAACTGCTTTCAGCAAACCTGGCTAACGTCGATACACCCAATTTCCAGGCTAAAGATATTGATTTTGCCGCGGAGATGCAACGTTCGCAGCGGGATTTCTTTCCAGGCTCGGCGGCGCAGAAGATGTATCGCGTGCCCTATCAGCCCTCCTCGGACGGCAACACCGTCGCGCTGGATGTGGAACAAACAGAGTTTGCTAAAAATGTTCAGGACTACCAGATGAGCCTGGCGTTTTTAAACATGAAATTCACTGGCCTGAAGAAGGCCATTGAAGGCAAGTAATTGAATCAGGTAACGATTAATGGCTTTTACCGATATCTACCGAGTCTCAGGCTCGGCCATGACGGCACAAACCGTCCGCCTGAACACCGTCGCCAGTAACCTCGCCAACGCCGACACCGCGGCGACGGCAGAAGCGGGCGTCTACAAAGCGCGTCGTCCGGTCTTCGCGGCGGTGTACCAGAACGACGAGCTGCTGAACAACAACGGCTTGTCCGGCGCCCGCGTGCAGGTGATGGACGTGGTGGAATCCGGCAATGCGGTGCAGCGGTATGAACCGCATCACCCGATGGCGAACCCGGACGGTTACGTCTGGTATCCCGACATCAACGTGGTGGAAGAGATGGCGGACATGATGTCCGCGTCGCGCAACTTCGAAACCAACGTCGATGTTCTTAACAATGTAAAAAGCATGCAGCAGAGCCTGCTGCGTCTGGGCGAGGCGTAATAGATGAGCGTGAATGGCGTTTCCACTCAATCCGGTACCACCACTTACGACAGCGGTGTATCCGCCAATGACAATAGCGCGGCGGGGATGAACAACCTGTTTATGCAGCTGCTGGTGGCACAAATCCAGAACCAGGATCCGTTGAATCCGACCGACGGCACCGAATACGTCGGCCAGCTCGCGCAGCTGACCCAGGTGCAGTCGATGGAGACCATGTCGAAATTAATGGCCAACAACGCGGTGCTGATGGACAACCTGCAAACCCTGTCGACGGGCAACCTGGTGGGCCAGAAGGTGATGGTTCAGACCGACACCATCAACACCGACGGCAGCACCAACATTGAAGGCCGTCTGACGCTGGATCATGCCGCCAACACCGTCACGGTGATCGTCAAAGACGAAAGCGGCACCGAGACCAAAATCGAGCTGGGCAAACAGGAAGCCGGTTCCGTGGACTTCACTATCGACCCGCAGGAACTGGGGCTGAAAGAGGGCAAGTACACCATGACCGTGATGACCGACAACGAACCGGCCAAAGTGCCGATCGAAGTCGGCGGCGTGGTGAGCAACGTGCGCATCCCGCTCGACGGCACCGCGACCGTGCTCAACATCACCGGCATCGGCGAAGTGGCGTACAACAACATCACCCAGTTTGGTCAATCCAGCGATAAAACCCCTAAGGGATTAACGAGTTAATCAGGAATTACTATGAGCTTTGATATTGCAGTTTCTGGCCTGAATGCCATCAACCAACAGCTTGGGGCGATCTCCAACAACATCGCCAACTCCGGCACCGTGGGCTTTAAATCCGGCCGCGCTGAGTTTGCTTCTTTATATGCCGAAGGCCAGCCGCTGGGCGTGGGCGTCACCGGCGTGGCGCAGAGTATCTCCAAAAGCGGAACCATTTTTGCCTCTGCCAACAGCCTGGATCTGGCGATCAACGGCGACGGCTTCTTTATGATGCGCGACAGCACCGGCACCACCGCCTACACCCGCGCGGGCTATATGCAAACCGACAACAACGGCAACCTGATCAACAACCTGGGCATGTACCTGCAGGGTTATCCGGTCGATGCTAACGGTGTGGTACAGACCGGCACCATCGGCAATCTGACCATCAGCAGCGGCTCGATTCCGGCGAAAGCGACCAGCACTCTCGACTTTACCGCCAACCTGAACGCCAACGAAAAGCTGCCGGAAAACGCCACCTTTGATCCGAAGGACGAAAAATCCTACAACCATACCTACGCCACGCAGGTGTTCGACTCCCTGGGCCGCGAACACACCATGAAGCAGTACTTCGTGAAAACCTCGGACAACGAGTGGGAAGTGCACTACTACATGGACGATCAGGATCTCGGCACCACCGAGAAAATGACCTTCACCGAGCAGGGCGTGTTGCAGGCGCCGACCGGGCCGGTGACCGTTAATGCAGATATTCCTGGCGCGGAAGGCATCGAACTGACCCTGAGCTACAGCGGCACCACCCAGTTCGGCTCTGATTTCTCGGTCAGCAAAAACAGCGGTAACGGCTACGCCTCGGGCGAACGTACCGGGCAGATGATCGACAAAGACGGCAGCGTCTACGCCACCTTCTCCAACGGCGAGCGCCTGTTGCAGGGCCAGCTGGTGCTGGCGAGCTTCTCCAACCCGAACGGCCTCTCGTCCCAGGATGGCACCACCTGGTCGCAAACCGCCAGTTCCGGCACGCCGCTGACGGGCGCACCGGGCACCGGCCTGCTGGGGGCGATCAGCTCCAACACTCTGGAAGGCTCTAACGTCGATCTCACCGCCGAACTGGTCGGGCTGATGACCGCCCAGCGTAACTACCAGGCCAACACCAAAGTGATCAGCACCAACGACAGCATGATGAATTCGCTGTTCCAGGCCCTGTAATGGACCACTTAATTTATACCGCCGTGAGCGGGGCGTCCCGCAGCCTCGCCCAGCAGCAGATCCACGCGAATAACCTGGCGAACGTCAACACCCAGGGTTTTCGTCACGATCTTGACAGCGCGATGTCGCAGCAGATTCAGGGGGAGGGTTATGCCTCCCGTTTTCTGGTGCAACAGCAGCAGGGCGGCGTCGATCTGACGCCGGGCGCGACGCGTGAAACCGGGCGCGATCTTGACGTCGCTGTTAAAGGTAGCGGCCTGATTGCGCTGGTCAGCGGCAACCGCGAGGTCTACACCCGCAACGGCCAGATGGAAGTCGGCCCGGAAGGCGATCTGACCATCGACGGCCTGCCGGTCTCCGGCGACAACGGCCCGATCGTGCTCCCGCCGTTCTCGTCCGTCAGCATCGCCGACGACGGGGTGATCACTATCGTGGCGGACGACGGTGATATTGCCGCGCCGATGGACGTCGACCGCATCAAGCTGGTGGATATCGCCGCTGACCAGTTGAGCAAAAACAGCGCCGGTTTCCTGGTGACCAACGCCAACGTCAATCCGCGTACCGAAGAGGTGGAAGTGGTTTCCGGCCACCTGGAAACCTCGAACGTCTCGGCGATTAACGAGATGGTCTCCAGCATCGCGCTCAACCGTCAGTTCGAAGCGCAAATCAAAATGATGAAGGCGGCAGAAGATCTGGCGACAGCGGGCAATCGCCTGCTGCGTAACGCCTGATTTTTTTCCGCTTAGCGAAAAGGAAAACCCATGAATCCCGCTTTATGGATCAGTAAAACCGGTCTTGCCGCGCAAGACGCGAAGATGAGCGCCATCTCCAACAACCTGGCGAACGTCAACACCACCGGGTTTAAGCGCGATCGCGTGATGTTCGCCGATCTGTTCTATCAGAATCAGCGCACGCCGGGCGGTCAGCTTGACCAGAACAACACCTCGCCGACGGGTATTCAGTTCGGTACTGGCGTCAAAATCGTCGGCACCCAGAAAGAGTTCACCACCGGCAACATCCAGAACACCGGACAGACGCTGGACGTCGCCATCACCGGCCAGGGCTTTTTCCAGGTCGAAACCAGCGACGGCGATATCGCCTACACCCGCGCCGGTAACTTCCAGAAAAACCCGGACGGCCTGCTGACCAACGCTCAGGGCCTGCCGCTGGTGCCGCAGATTGAACTGCCGGACAACGTCAAAGATCTGCAGATCGGCAAAGACGGCACCGTCACCGCGACGGTCGCGGGCGAAGCTGACCCGGTGGAACTGGGACAGATCACCCTGGTGAACTTCGTCAATCCGGCCGGACTGGAAGCCCTCGGCGGCAACCTGTATCGCGAAACCGCCGCCAGCGGTGAAGCGGTGGAAGGCGTGGCGGGCGAAGAGGCATTCGGGCAGCTCGAACAGGGCTCGCTGGAAGGCTCCAACGTTCAGGTCGTGGAAGAGATGGTGGATATGATCACCGTTCAGCGCGCCTACGAGATGAACGCCAAAATGGTCTCGGCGGCGGATGACATGCTCAAATTTGTCACGCAGTCGATGTAACGCGTGAAGTGAAAAAGAAATGAAAAAGCAGTTAGTTATTGGATTTGTTGCGCTGCTGCTGGCCGGGTGTGAAAGCCCGGCGCTGTTAGTGCAAAAAGATGATGCGGCCTACGCGCCGCCAGAAGATTTCTCCATGCCGACCACCAAAGTGCAGGGCGGCGGGCTGTATAACGGCAACTACAACTGGTCCCTGACGCAGGACCGCCGCGCCTATCGCGTGGGCGACATCCTGACGGTGAAACTGGACGAATCCACCCAGGCCAGCAAACAGGCGCGGACCAACTTCGGCAAGAAAAATGACGTCTCGATTGGCGTGCCGGAAGCCTTTGGTCACTCCGTGGATAAGCTCTCCGGCTCCATTGACGGCAGCCGCAATTTCAACGGCAACGCCACCTCCCAGCAGCAAAACAGCCTGCGCGGGGCCATCACCGTGGCGGTCTACAAAGTGCTGCCTAACGGCGTGCTCGCGGTGCGCGGTGAAAAATGGCTGACCCTCAATCAGGGCGATGAATACATGCGCGTCACCGGACTGGTGCGTGCGGAAGACGTGGAGCGCGATAACTCGGTCTCCTCCCAGCGGATCGCCAACGCGCGCATCTCCTACGCCGGACGCGGGGCGCTCAGCGACTCCAACTCCGCAGGCTGGCTGACGCGCTTCTTCAACCATCCGCTATTCCCAATTTAATGGAGTCTGCGATGCGTAAAGCAATGCTATTTCTGATGCTGCTCTGGACGACGGCGGCCAGCGCAGAGCGCCTGGGGAATGTGGTCGATATTCAGGGCGTGCGCGGCAACCAGCTGGTGGGTTACAGCCTGGTGGTCGGCCTCGACGGCACCGGCGATAAAAACCAGGTGAAATTCACTAGCCAGTCGGTGACTAACATGCTGCGCCAGTTTGGCGTCCAGCTGCCGACCAAAATCGATCCGAAAGTGAAAAACGTCGCCGCCGTGGCGATCAGCGCCACGCTTCCGCCGGGCTATGCGCGCGGGCAGAGTATCGACATCACCGTTTCGTCGATTGGCGATGCCAAAAGCCTGCGCGGCGGCACCTTGCTCCTGACGCAGCTGCGCGGGGCCGACGGCGAAGTCTACGCCCTGGCGCAGGGCAACGTGGTGGTCGGCGGCGTGAAAGCCGAAGGCAACAGCGGATCGAGCGTGACCATCAACACCCCAACCGTGGGCCGCGTGCCAAATGGCGGATCCGTCGAGCGCGAAGTGCCATCTGATTTCCAGCAGAACAACCAGGTGATCCTCAACCTCAAACGCCCAAGTTTTAAAACCGCCAACAGCGTGGCCGTGGCCCTGAACAGTGCGTTTGGCTCCGGCACGGCGACCGCGCAGAGCGCCACCAACGTGACGGTCAACGCGCCGCTGTCGGCGGGCGAGCGCGTGGCCTTTATGTCGATGCTGGAAGACGTGCAAATTAATGCGGGCAAACAGCCGCCGCGCGTGGTGTTCAACGCCCGCACCGGCACCGTGGTGATCGGCGACGGCGTGGTGGTGCGCGCTGCGGCGGTGTCTCACGGCAACCTGACCGTGACCATTCGTGAATCCTCGAACGTCAGCCAGCCGGGCGCGTTCAGCCAGGGCCAGACGGTGGTCACGCCGCAAAGCGACGTCGATGTTAATCGCGGCAGCGGTCAGATGGTAACCATCGCGGCGGGCACCAGCCTGCGCAGCATTGTGAACACCATCAACAGCCTCGGCGCGTCGCCAGACGACACCATGGCGATCCTGCAGGCCCTGCACGAAGCGGGCGCGCTCGATGCTGAACTGGTTGTGATTTAAGGAGAGACCATGCTACAGGCGATCAAACCCCAGACCAGCGTTCTGCCCGGCGATTTTACCGGCCAGGTCAAACCGCAGAATCTCGAGCAGGCTGCGGAGCAGTTCGAAGGCATTTTTCTGCGCTCGATGCTCCAGCAAATGCGTAAAGCCTCCGAAGCGCTGGTGGACAACAATCCGTTCGACAGCAAACAGCAGCGCATGATGCGCGATTTTTACGACGACAAGCTGGCATCCCAGCTGGCGTCCCAGCGCAGCACCGGCATCGCCCAGATGATCATCACCCAGCTCGGCCCGCAGGAAAGCGCGCCGCTTAAGAATTCGCAGGGAATGGTCGCTTTACAGGAACATCCGAAGACATTAACGCCCCCCGTCGTTCCGGTAATACGCCGCGGGCAGGAGTAATCCATGAACATGATCAACATTGCCTTTAGCGGCCTGCAGGCAGCGCAGTTTGGGATGAGCGTGACCTCCATGAACATCTCCAACGTGCTGACGCCGGGCTACAGCCGTCAGGGCATTATCCAGAGCTCCGTCACCACCCTGGGGCCGGGCGGCATGTCCGCCGGGGCGGGCGTGCAGGTGGACAGCATCCGCCGCATTTCCGATCAGTACCTGACGGGCCAGGTGTGGCAGAGCAACAGCAAAGCCAACTACTACGGGATCAACAACCAGTATCTCAGCTCGCTGGAGAAGGTGATTGGCACCGACTCCACCAGTCTGGGTAACGGTCTGGATGATTTCTTCTCGGCCTTGAGCGCGTTAACCGCCGGGCCGGAAAGCGAAGCCAACCGCCAGCAGCTGCTGAACCAGGCGCAATCTCTGGCGACCCGTTTCAACAACATGAACGACTTCATCGACAGCCAGAAAACCTCGGTCAGTAATCAGCGCAACACCATGGTCGATCAGATGAACACCCTGACCGCCGGGATCGCCGACTACAACAAGAAAATCATGGAGATGGATTCGACGGGCGGGAACAGCAACGTCCTGCGCGATCAGCGTGACGAGCTGGTGAAACAGCTCAGCACCTATAGCGACGTGAAAGTCACGGAAGACAGCAACGGCAGCTACTCCGTGTCGATGAAAAACGGTCAGCCGCTGGTGAGCGGCAAGGTGGCCGGGCAGCTCAGCGCTACCACCGACGCCAAAGGTAACTCCGTCTTAAACCTGAAGTTTTCCGGCAGCGATTTCTCGCTCAACCCGTCGACCGGCGGCCAGCTCGGCGCGCTGTACGACTACGAAACCGGCGATCTGGCGGATATGCAGGCCTCCGTGCAGGGGATGGCGGAGACCGTCGCCACGCTGTTTAACGATCAGCTGGCGCAGGGCTTCGATAAGAACGGCAATCCGGGCAAACCGCTGTTTACCTTCGATCTGACCAATCCGGCGGGCATGTTGCAGGTCAACGATCTCAAACCTGACGAACTGGCGCTCTCCGGAAATAAGGACGAGCAGGGTAACGGCGACAACCTGCAGGCATTGATCGACCTGAAAAACAAAAAGGTCGATATCGGCGGGATGGGCAACATGAGCCTGAACGAAGGGGCGGCGGCGATCATCTCCAACATCGGTATCGCCAGCAAACAGTCGAAGAGTGAGCTTGAGGCAGCCCAGGCGGTGTTTGACCAGGCGCAGCTGCAGCGCAATAACCTCAGCGCGGTCAACCAGGACGAAGAGGCGATTAACCTGCAGGTTTACATGCAGGCGTATCAGTCCAACGTCAAAGTGATTGCCACCGGCAACCAGATTTTTACCGACCTGTTAGGCCTGTTCTAAGGGTTGTGAAGGAACGAAATTATGCGAATCAGTAGTCTTTATAATTCCGACGCCATGATGGCGCAGCTTGGCGTCAACGGCACCCGTATGAGCAAGCTGATGGAGCAGATGGCGACCCAGAAGCGAATCAACGTCCCGTCGGACGACCCGGTGGCCGCGACCCGTCTGGTGCAGCTCAACCGCGAGCAGTCGGCTATTCAGCAGTATCAGAGCAACATCTCGCGTCTTAGCGGATCGCTGTCCAGCCAGGAAGCGCACGTTACCGCGATGAGCAACCAGCTCCTGTCGCTCAATGACAAACTGCTGGCGGCGGCGAACGGCGACACACACAGCAGCGAAGATATGGTGGGTTTTGGCAACGAGCTGTCGTCGATGCTCGACTCGCTGGTGGCGTCGATCAACGCCCAGAACGAAAACGGTAGCTATCTCTTCTCCGGCACCAAAACGGACGCCAAACCGGTGGTCTGGGATGAGGCGCAGGGGAAATACATTTACCAGGGCAACAACGGCACGCGGGAAACCACGGTCGCCAACGGGGTGAACGTCACCGAAAACACCAACGTCGTGCAGGCGTTTGGTAACGGCACCGATCTGGAGATGCTGAACAAGCTGAAAGCCCTGAGTGAGAAAATGCAGGACCCGAGCATTCCGGTCAGCGACTATCAGGATGAGATGAACGAGATGCTATCCCTTTCGTCTGATACCCGCGACAAAGTGGCGGCGCAGCTGACCGATCTGGGTGGACGCCAGAACCGACTGACCATGCTCGGCGATGCCCATACGGACGTCAGCACCGCCAACGATCAGGTGGTGCGCGACCTGTCGGATACCGACTGGGCGACGACCAGCATCAACCTTCAGCTGTACACCAACTCGGTACAGGTCACTAACAAAGCGTACAGCATGATCAGTCAGCTCTCGCTCTTCAGCATGTTGTAATGGTTATGCAGGTAGGATTAAAAACCACCACCGCCTCCAGCACCGCGTCCGCCGTCCGGACGTCGCCGGGGGCACCGGCGCAAATTACCCGCACCGAGCGCGTGGCGAACACCCCGCGCGCGACGGCGCCATTCCCCGAGGCGGCGCTGCTTTCGCGCCGTCCGATGCGCTATAACGTCCAGCTTAATCAGCAGCTGACGGCGGTTCAGCAGGCGGACAATTATCTGTCAGAAGCCGAGACCCAACTGCTGGTGCTGCGTCATCAGAAAGGTTCAGCCCCGTCGGGCCTGAACACGCTGCTGCATCAGCGCGGACAGCTGTCGGGTGGGACGATCGATCGCAACTTCAACATCACGCTCCAGCAAAAAAGCCAGGTGAACTTCACCCTGCCGGGCGTTGAAAAACTGCTGGAACAGCCGCAGGGCGAGACGCTGGTGTTCCAGCTCGGCGGCGGCCAGCGCGAACTGACAGCCGTGGCGCTGCCTGCAAACTCCTCACCGCGTCAGGTGCTGGCGCATCTCAATGTGGGACTGGGCCGCTTAGGCATTAACGCGACGCTGGCCCCCGAGGGGAAGGTCGCTTTCCAGGTCGACGAAGCCCGCTGGTCGCGCGTCAGCCAGCATCTCAGCGTGCGCGGCGAAGGACAACATTTCCCGGCGGATGCGTTCACCCTGTTGGCTCCGCAGGCGGAAACCAGCCGCGAAGATGAGATTGGTTTGTTAGTCAGTCGCTGGGAGCGTGGCGACGGGAAGAAGTTGCAGCAGACGCTGGACCAGATTACTCGCGAGCGCAGCAAATTACATTTTCATCAGGACCGCGTCGCGACGCGCATTCAGGATATGTCGACGGTTTACACGCCGGGCGAAGCGCTCGAAACGGCGCGCGCGCTGGGAGATGCACTAGCCGGGAGCGGCAAGCAGTTTGGATTGCTGACGCAAGCGCTGGCAGCGCAGGGGAATGTTCATCAGGTGACGGTGAAGAATTTGTTGGGGTGAGGGTTTTCGATAATTTATAGAGCAGGTTGTGGCCTGCTCTTCATTTGCGGTGATTCTGAGTGACAGATCAAAGATCCTAACCATAAGGGCTGAGATCACTACAATACTCAGTGTTAACGTCAGTATTCAGTTTGCTAGAAAAGCCCACTTTTCTTACAGATCTTATCCTGCCAGTTTTTTAAATTTTCATGTGTCGTTAAATCACTAATAATAATATCCCCGGCGCTTTTTATATACTCTGGGTCTTTAACATAAATCTCATACTCATGATTCTGCTCAGGAATAAAAGAAACCCGTTTCTCATAAGTACGATTATTCCCATAATAATCTGCCTCGTTCATACTGCTCATGACCATGAGGCGTTGCCCCGGTTTTATTGCGTATTCCTTTACCTTTTCATTACCAAAGCTACTCGGAGTGTGCATATTTATTTTTTTGGCAGAACCAGCACTGTAATCAGCTGTACTCAACAATGACAGGTGAAAGGCTGATGTCAGTTTTCTGCTTTCAAACTCTTTATAGCAATCACCATCCAACTCATAAAAAACAAGGCTGAGTTTGCCTTTATCCAGGACTCTTATTTTTGCTGCATCGCTCCCTGTATAATCTTCCACTGAGCGCTTCATATCAAGTTGACAACCAGATAATAAAATTACCGAAAATAACGTCAGGTACATATTTACAAACTTCATACATCAACCCTTAAAACTAAGCATATTAATTTGATGGGAATATAAAAATTGCACTTGTCTTCTTGATAGTTTAGATGTACTTCGAATTATACTATTGCGTGATTAAAATTTGTTTCATGATTTTGTTTACTTCATCAAAAGCAAACTTTACGGTTATAATTTAAAGAGAGCGGAAATGAGTCCGCTCTCTTTGGGTTTATGATCAGAATCGATAACCGACACCAATATTAAAACCATTAACTGCATGGTCGTTCGCACCATCATCCAGTTTTGAACCTTCATAACCCACGTCAATGACAAAATTATCCAGCGGGCTGATCTGAACACCGGCTCCATAAACCAGGGATGTGGAATCATGGCTTCCACCATCGACATTACCCATATCAACTAAACCACGAGTGCCTTCGTAATTCTTCCAGTTATAGTTGTAATCAACTTTATTATAGCTGGCACCGAGTAGGGCATAGACGCTAACGATCTCGTTAAAACGCCAGGCCGGGCCTGCAGCCAGCGAGTAATATTTTACGTTCGCATGCAGATCAATTTTATCGCGATCAACGTAATAAGAACTGCTCTCGGAACCTGTCATAAAAGTAAATGAAGTGATAATGCTTAGCGGAGAATCCCACTCATAACGGTATTTCAGGTTCATGCCATTGATGTTTTTGAAACCTTCAACATGAGCCTGTGCATATCCTGCAGTAATAGAACTCTCTGCCTGTACCGCAGCAGAAACGCCCAACGCAGACAGAAAAACGGCGGTTAATACAGAGTATTTCATTGACATACATCATCCTTAATATGAGATAAAAATTTGGTGGGTTCGTCAGTTAATACAGTGGCACCGCCGCACCCAATCCAGTACAACACAAGGCTAATTAAAAATGCAATTATAGTATGCTGTTTTTACCTTAAGCAACCTATCCTTCGACAAGGCTAATAACATTATTCATTGCTGCTAATATCACGGATAACAGGTAGTAGTACAGATCTCATTACAAAACTCTGTTGGCATTACCGATACTTATTTATATGTTTAAAACTTTGGGTAGGGTTGTTCTGCGTTAAGCTTTCCTCCTAAATCTTTCTACAATGCAATGTTACATGACGTTGTATTGTTTTCTGAATGCCCCTCGCATTTTATGAAATCTACACACTTGTCATATACTGTGTTTTTATTCAGTACGATATAATGAACGTACAAAAAAACACGTAAATCAACAATGGTGGAATAACTAAACATATAA
It includes:
- a CDS encoding flagellar basal body rod protein FlgF → MDHLIYTAVSGASRSLAQQQIHANNLANVNTQGFRHDLDSAMSQQIQGEGYASRFLVQQQQGGVDLTPGATRETGRDLDVAVKGSGLIALVSGNREVYTRNGQMEVGPEGDLTIDGLPVSGDNGPIVLPPFSSVSIADDGVITIVADDGDIAAPMDVDRIKLVDIAADQLSKNSAGFLVTNANVNPRTEEVEVVSGHLETSNVSAINEMVSSIALNRQFEAQIKMMKAAEDLATAGNRLLRNA
- the flgG gene encoding flagellar basal-body rod protein FlgG; the protein is MNPALWISKTGLAAQDAKMSAISNNLANVNTTGFKRDRVMFADLFYQNQRTPGGQLDQNNTSPTGIQFGTGVKIVGTQKEFTTGNIQNTGQTLDVAITGQGFFQVETSDGDIAYTRAGNFQKNPDGLLTNAQGLPLVPQIELPDNVKDLQIGKDGTVTATVAGEADPVELGQITLVNFVNPAGLEALGGNLYRETAASGEAVEGVAGEEAFGQLEQGSLEGSNVQVVEEMVDMITVQRAYEMNAKMVSAADDMLKFVTQSM
- the flgH gene encoding flagellar basal body L-ring protein FlgH; translated protein: MKKQLVIGFVALLLAGCESPALLVQKDDAAYAPPEDFSMPTTKVQGGGLYNGNYNWSLTQDRRAYRVGDILTVKLDESTQASKQARTNFGKKNDVSIGVPEAFGHSVDKLSGSIDGSRNFNGNATSQQQNSLRGAITVAVYKVLPNGVLAVRGEKWLTLNQGDEYMRVTGLVRAEDVERDNSVSSQRIANARISYAGRGALSDSNSAGWLTRFFNHPLFPI
- a CDS encoding flagellar basal body P-ring protein FlgI — encoded protein: MRKAMLFLMLLWTTAASAERLGNVVDIQGVRGNQLVGYSLVVGLDGTGDKNQVKFTSQSVTNMLRQFGVQLPTKIDPKVKNVAAVAISATLPPGYARGQSIDITVSSIGDAKSLRGGTLLLTQLRGADGEVYALAQGNVVVGGVKAEGNSGSSVTINTPTVGRVPNGGSVEREVPSDFQQNNQVILNLKRPSFKTANSVAVALNSAFGSGTATAQSATNVTVNAPLSAGERVAFMSMLEDVQINAGKQPPRVVFNARTGTVVIGDGVVVRAAAVSHGNLTVTIRESSNVSQPGAFSQGQTVVTPQSDVDVNRGSGQMVTIAAGTSLRSIVNTINSLGASPDDTMAILQALHEAGALDAELVVI
- a CDS encoding rod-binding protein, whose protein sequence is MLQAIKPQTSVLPGDFTGQVKPQNLEQAAEQFEGIFLRSMLQQMRKASEALVDNNPFDSKQQRMMRDFYDDKLASQLASQRSTGIAQMIITQLGPQESAPLKNSQGMVALQEHPKTLTPPVVPVIRRGQE
- the flgK gene encoding flagellar hook-associated protein FlgK, with the protein product MNMINIAFSGLQAAQFGMSVTSMNISNVLTPGYSRQGIIQSSVTTLGPGGMSAGAGVQVDSIRRISDQYLTGQVWQSNSKANYYGINNQYLSSLEKVIGTDSTSLGNGLDDFFSALSALTAGPESEANRQQLLNQAQSLATRFNNMNDFIDSQKTSVSNQRNTMVDQMNTLTAGIADYNKKIMEMDSTGGNSNVLRDQRDELVKQLSTYSDVKVTEDSNGSYSVSMKNGQPLVSGKVAGQLSATTDAKGNSVLNLKFSGSDFSLNPSTGGQLGALYDYETGDLADMQASVQGMAETVATLFNDQLAQGFDKNGNPGKPLFTFDLTNPAGMLQVNDLKPDELALSGNKDEQGNGDNLQALIDLKNKKVDIGGMGNMSLNEGAAAIISNIGIASKQSKSELEAAQAVFDQAQLQRNNLSAVNQDEEAINLQVYMQAYQSNVKVIATGNQIFTDLLGLF